The following are from one region of the Halomonas qaidamensis genome:
- a CDS encoding acyltransferase family protein yields MQKIEEIYWLRAYGCVAVFLFHWLDHLNQRVDNIVTDLMRLPLVLGTPIFLFISVFVFAVRYDKQVPPGFLLQRVKYVMLPYLVYGFIYSTAEWIRLADSNNAVGFLNNAKEYFIYAGWHGYFLIIAMQFYAAYWCYTRFRLWRFNPVPWLWGGCLVSMGYWGLAYWLDIEPPGYLLWIAPLGWVYLFFLALVLVRYYPLAPQADQCARPKWMKSLSKPYWLLGFVALIVALTFNGGLAFSSKEVWVIPFFVLFTLWLMAFLKGRKAPAWVRYINVYSFGIYLAHPMFFALTDAVVGPFTLPLMAYAALLIVVGVLGSIVLNTIANTTTTGAMLFGKRLNV; encoded by the coding sequence ATGCAAAAAATCGAGGAGATTTATTGGCTGCGTGCTTACGGGTGTGTTGCGGTATTTCTATTTCATTGGTTGGATCACTTGAACCAGCGAGTCGATAATATAGTCACCGACTTGATGCGACTTCCCCTTGTGCTGGGCACGCCCATCTTTTTGTTTATTTCGGTATTTGTGTTTGCTGTTCGTTACGATAAGCAAGTCCCACCTGGTTTTCTTCTTCAGCGCGTTAAATATGTCATGTTGCCTTATTTGGTATACGGCTTTATTTATTCGACAGCGGAGTGGATACGATTAGCGGATAGCAATAACGCTGTTGGTTTTTTGAACAATGCCAAAGAGTATTTTATTTATGCAGGATGGCATGGCTATTTTTTGATTATTGCCATGCAGTTTTACGCGGCGTATTGGTGCTATACCCGGTTTCGGTTATGGCGCTTTAATCCTGTGCCGTGGCTGTGGGGCGGGTGCTTAGTCAGCATGGGATATTGGGGGCTAGCGTATTGGCTGGATATTGAGCCGCCTGGGTATCTCCTATGGATCGCACCGCTGGGTTGGGTCTATCTATTTTTTCTGGCATTGGTGTTAGTCCGCTATTATCCGTTGGCTCCTCAAGCAGATCAGTGTGCGCGCCCTAAATGGATGAAATCATTATCAAAGCCCTATTGGTTACTTGGATTTGTAGCGTTGATCGTGGCCCTCACGTTTAATGGAGGATTAGCCTTTTCTTCAAAAGAGGTGTGGGTAATCCCTTTCTTTGTACTGTTTACCCTTTGGTTAATGGCTTTCTTAAAAGGTCGTAAAGCACCAGCTTGGGTGCGTTATATCAATGTATATTCGTTTGGTATTTACTTGGCCCACCCGATGTTTTTTGCATTAACCGATGCCGTCGTGGGGCCTTTCACCTTACCGCTTATGGCCTATGCCGCACTGTTGATAGTAGTCGGTGTGCTTGGCTCTATTGTGTTGAACACTATTGCTAATACCACCACTACAGGCGCTATGTTATTTGGCAAACGTTTAAATGTTTAA
- a CDS encoding glycosyltransferase family A protein — protein sequence MSTVCFILDALVTSALLPRHLRAIRQTGLADHLLPIIVTSSTNDPRIPCIEQRYRVHFLISPSQSLGARINQAASLSQADWLLIAMHQQALEANLWCLLYPQLDTCLLDAVLIDYQSPSMSERLLQRFLGAGIATPPYLAIRRAWLERLGGLDPELEEPALADLLQRLYACPTRLQTFSLEASRLDHDSSLMAANPYRLPPTSPTDT from the coding sequence ATGAGCACGGTCTGTTTTATTCTAGATGCGTTAGTCACAAGTGCCCTTCTACCGCGTCACTTGCGAGCTATTCGCCAAACAGGCTTAGCAGACCACCTGCTACCCATCATCGTAACAAGTTCCACCAATGATCCACGCATACCCTGTATTGAACAGCGCTACCGCGTTCACTTCCTTATTTCGCCATCCCAGTCATTAGGCGCCAGAATCAATCAAGCTGCCTCTCTCAGCCAAGCTGACTGGTTGCTAATTGCCATGCACCAACAAGCACTAGAGGCCAATCTGTGGTGCTTACTTTATCCGCAACTGGATACCTGCCTGCTGGATGCTGTTTTGATTGATTACCAATCACCGAGTATGTCCGAGCGGTTACTACAGCGCTTCTTAGGAGCAGGTATCGCTACTCCGCCTTACCTAGCCATCAGGCGTGCTTGGTTGGAACGTCTAGGAGGACTAGACCCTGAATTAGAAGAACCGGCGCTTGCCGATTTACTGCAACGCCTTTACGCCTGCCCCACACGTTTACAAACGTTCAGCTTAGAGGCTTCACGACTCGATCACGATTCATCGTTAATGGCCGCTAATCCTTACCGATTACCACCCACTTCGCCAACAGACACATAA
- the glnA gene encoding glutamate--ammonia ligase translates to MSAKTLALIEEHDVKWVDLRFTDTRGKEQHVTVPARDVNEEFFENGQMFDGSSIEGWKGINESDMILRPEDGTAFLDPFTEDATLILRCDIIEPATMQGYDRDPRSIAKRAEAYLQSTGLGDTAFFGPEPEFFIFDEVHWKSDIQGSMYKITSDEGAWATSNQVEGGNLGHRPRVKGGYFPVPPVDSFHDIRGAMCNTLEAIGQTVEVHHHEVANAGQNEIGVKFNTLVKKADEVQEMKYVIHNVAHAYGKTATFMPKPLVGDNGSGMHVHQSFWKDGQNQFAGDEYAGLSEMALYYIGGVIKHARALNAFTNASTNSYKRLVPGFEAPVMLAYSARNRSASIRIPYTASPKGKRVETRFPDPTANPYLAFSALLMAGIDGIKNKIHPGDAMDKNLYDLPPEEGKSVPTVANSLDQALEALDADRAFLTEGGVFTDEMIDAYIELKMEEVERIRMTTHPIEFDMYYSC, encoded by the coding sequence ATGTCAGCCAAGACTCTCGCGCTAATCGAAGAACATGATGTTAAATGGGTAGACCTGCGTTTCACCGACACGCGCGGTAAAGAGCAGCACGTCACCGTTCCGGCACGGGACGTGAACGAAGAGTTTTTTGAAAACGGCCAAATGTTTGACGGTTCTTCTATTGAAGGCTGGAAAGGCATTAACGAATCCGACATGATTCTTCGTCCAGAAGATGGTACTGCTTTCCTTGACCCCTTCACTGAAGACGCTACCCTAATTTTGCGTTGCGATATTATCGAGCCTGCCACTATGCAGGGCTATGATCGCGACCCGCGTTCTATTGCCAAGCGCGCAGAAGCCTACCTGCAGTCCACCGGTCTGGGCGATACCGCCTTCTTTGGCCCAGAGCCTGAGTTCTTCATTTTTGACGAAGTACATTGGAAGTCTGACATTCAGGGTTCTATGTACAAAATTACGTCCGACGAAGGTGCCTGGGCGACCAGTAACCAAGTGGAAGGCGGCAACTTGGGTCACCGTCCGCGGGTTAAAGGCGGCTACTTCCCGGTTCCCCCGGTCGACAGTTTCCACGATATTCGTGGTGCGATGTGTAACACCCTGGAAGCGATTGGCCAGACCGTAGAAGTTCATCACCACGAAGTTGCTAACGCAGGTCAGAACGAAATCGGCGTTAAATTCAACACGTTGGTGAAGAAGGCTGACGAAGTTCAGGAAATGAAGTACGTGATCCACAACGTGGCCCACGCTTACGGTAAGACCGCTACGTTTATGCCGAAGCCACTCGTTGGCGATAACGGCTCTGGTATGCACGTACACCAGTCGTTCTGGAAAGATGGCCAAAACCAGTTCGCGGGTGACGAATACGCGGGTCTTTCTGAAATGGCGCTTTACTACATTGGTGGTGTTATCAAGCACGCCCGTGCACTAAACGCTTTCACCAACGCATCGACTAACTCGTACAAGCGTTTGGTACCAGGTTTCGAAGCACCGGTTATGCTGGCCTACAGTGCTCGTAACCGTTCCGCCTCTATTCGTATTCCTTACACTGCTAGCCCGAAAGGTAAGCGTGTAGAGACTCGTTTCCCTGATCCGACGGCTAACCCTTACCTGGCGTTCTCTGCCTTGTTGATGGCAGGTATCGACGGTATTAAAAACAAGATTCATCCTGGCGATGCCATGGATAAAAACTTGTATGACCTGCCGCCGGAAGAAGGCAAGTCTGTACCAACCGTTGCCAACAGCCTGGACCAAGCGTTGGAAGCACTCGATGCAGACCGCGCGTTCTTGACCGAAGGTGGCGTGTTCACCGACGAGATGATTGATGCTTACATTGAACTCAAAATGGAAGAAGTGGAGCGCATTCGCATGACCACTCACCCCATCGAGTTTGATATGTACTACAGCTGCTAA
- a CDS encoding DUF4124 domain-containing protein translates to MQHKMCLSTGATLLLCLWVSAAQSQTVYRVVDEQGKVTFTDNPERGGEVLTLAPLPGVSTSLPPVATSSRRQGYPGQPFMPYDRFAIELPQAEASLQNDHTAVVVDVVPPLREDHRIQLLVNGEISQSALHSDAFWLAGLAAGQHQLQAELLDSDGRVQHRTDPVSIFIVD, encoded by the coding sequence TTGCAACATAAAATGTGCTTATCCACAGGGGCTACGCTACTGCTGTGCTTGTGGGTAAGCGCTGCGCAGTCACAAACGGTGTACCGCGTGGTGGATGAACAAGGCAAAGTGACCTTTACCGATAACCCGGAACGCGGTGGCGAAGTGCTAACGCTGGCGCCTTTGCCTGGTGTTTCCACGTCCCTGCCTCCCGTTGCGACTTCATCCCGTCGACAGGGATATCCTGGTCAGCCGTTTATGCCCTATGACCGTTTTGCGATTGAGCTACCCCAGGCAGAGGCGTCGCTTCAGAACGACCATACCGCGGTAGTTGTGGATGTTGTTCCACCGCTTCGCGAAGATCATCGAATTCAACTGCTGGTGAACGGTGAGATAAGTCAGTCGGCACTGCACAGTGATGCTTTCTGGCTTGCTGGTTTAGCCGCTGGCCAACATCAGCTACAGGCAGAGTTGCTAGACAGTGATGGGCGCGTTCAGCACCGCACTGATCCGGTGAGTATTTTTATTGTTGATTAA
- the glnL gene encoding nitrogen regulation protein NR(II), giving the protein MYQRLLEHLTTAVLLLDGELRVRWMNPAAEALLAVSFSRVQGISLDTLLGGDESIDDVLAKARDAFHPYTQREARITPLNSEPLTVDYTVTPLSADELLLEVEPRDRLMQISREEALTTRQETIKVLARGLAHEVKNPLGGIRGAAQLLERDLDDPALREFTHIIVEEVDRLRDLVDSMLGPNRIVKHEPVNIHKVLERVRALLIAEHPHVEIRRDYDPSLPDLSGDESQMIQALLNVARNAVQAMSDAGTPSPELTLRTRARRQFTLGAERHRLVSEVGVIDNGPGIPETLRETLFYPMVSGRAEGSGLGLSIAQSILHQHQGLIECDSRPGHTEFRLLIPLVINCTGEAS; this is encoded by the coding sequence ATGTACCAGCGCTTACTTGAACATCTCACCACCGCAGTCTTGCTGCTAGACGGTGAACTCCGCGTTCGCTGGATGAACCCAGCTGCAGAAGCGTTGTTAGCGGTGAGTTTTAGCCGTGTCCAGGGCATTAGTTTAGATACGCTGCTAGGGGGCGATGAGAGTATTGACGATGTCCTCGCCAAGGCGCGGGATGCCTTTCATCCCTATACCCAGCGAGAAGCACGCATTACGCCGCTGAACAGCGAGCCTTTAACGGTGGACTACACGGTGACCCCGCTTTCAGCCGATGAGCTGCTGTTAGAGGTAGAACCACGGGACCGGCTGATGCAGATCTCCCGCGAAGAAGCGCTGACCACTCGGCAAGAGACTATCAAAGTGCTGGCTCGAGGTTTGGCCCATGAAGTTAAAAATCCGCTAGGCGGGATTCGCGGTGCTGCTCAGTTGTTAGAACGTGACCTGGACGACCCGGCGCTGCGCGAATTTACCCATATTATTGTTGAAGAGGTCGACCGCCTGAGAGATTTGGTCGATTCCATGTTGGGTCCCAATCGCATCGTCAAACATGAGCCGGTCAATATTCATAAGGTGTTAGAGCGAGTGCGGGCACTGCTGATTGCCGAGCATCCGCATGTTGAGATTCGACGTGATTATGACCCGAGTTTGCCGGACCTTTCCGGCGATGAATCTCAAATGATCCAAGCCTTATTAAATGTGGCACGCAATGCCGTGCAGGCCATGAGCGATGCAGGCACCCCCTCGCCGGAACTTACGCTTCGCACCCGCGCGCGCCGCCAATTTACGTTGGGTGCCGAACGTCATCGTTTAGTCAGTGAAGTAGGGGTGATTGATAACGGCCCTGGCATACCTGAAACGTTACGTGAAACGCTTTTCTATCCCATGGTTTCTGGGCGCGCTGAAGGTAGCGGCCTTGGGCTATCGATTGCTCAGTCGATTTTGCACCAACATCAAGGATTGATCGAATGCGACTCACGCCCTGGACATACCGAATTTCGTTTACTGATTCCATTGGTTATTAATTGCACCGGAGAAGCGTCATGA
- the glnG gene encoding nitrogen regulation protein NR(I) — protein MTEATQTDVARVVIVDDDRAIRWVLERALAQPDLDVECIERADTALERLLENPPDVLVTDIRMPGIDGLDLMSRVRDAHPDLPVIVMTAHSDLDSAVASYQGGAFEYLPKPFDVDEALALVRRAVAHARERQRPVSVPEGLSAEIIGEAPAMQEVFRAIGRLSHSHITVLINGESGTGKERVAQALHQHSPRAGKPFIALNMAAIPRDLIESELFGHEKGAFTGAAQQRQGRFEQANGGTLFLDEIGDMPAETQTRLLRVLADGEFYRVGGHTPVKVDVRIIAATHQNLESLVDDGRFREDLFHRLNVIRVHLPRLAERREDIPRLTRHFLAEAAKELSTDIKVLTPDAETHLTRLPWPGNVRQLENICRWLTVMASGREILVEDLPPELRSVTASDSSAHGDWRSAFRDWADHALAEGHTHLLEEAVPDFERILIETALKHTGGRKGEAAELLGWGRNTLTRKLKTLLPALADDA, from the coding sequence ATGACTGAGGCGACACAAACCGATGTTGCACGAGTGGTTATTGTCGATGATGACCGCGCCATCCGTTGGGTATTAGAGCGGGCTTTAGCGCAGCCAGACCTGGACGTTGAATGTATTGAACGTGCCGATACCGCGCTGGAGCGGTTGTTAGAAAATCCCCCCGATGTGCTTGTCACGGACATTCGCATGCCTGGCATTGATGGGCTTGATTTGATGTCTCGGGTACGTGATGCCCATCCAGATCTGCCTGTTATTGTGATGACTGCGCATTCAGATCTCGACAGCGCCGTGGCGTCTTATCAAGGGGGAGCATTTGAATACTTGCCTAAACCCTTTGATGTGGACGAAGCGCTGGCCCTGGTACGCCGTGCGGTAGCTCATGCCAGAGAGCGTCAGCGCCCAGTCAGCGTGCCGGAAGGGTTGAGTGCTGAGATCATTGGTGAAGCGCCGGCCATGCAGGAAGTGTTTCGCGCGATCGGAAGGCTTTCTCACTCCCACATCACGGTATTAATTAACGGCGAGTCTGGCACCGGTAAAGAGCGAGTGGCGCAGGCGTTGCACCAGCATAGCCCCCGGGCAGGTAAGCCGTTTATCGCGCTAAATATGGCAGCGATCCCCCGTGATCTGATTGAGTCCGAACTGTTTGGCCATGAGAAGGGGGCGTTTACCGGGGCGGCGCAGCAGCGCCAAGGTCGCTTTGAACAGGCTAACGGTGGGACGCTGTTTCTGGATGAAATTGGTGACATGCCCGCTGAGACCCAAACGCGTTTGCTGCGCGTGTTAGCCGACGGTGAATTTTATCGCGTGGGCGGACACACCCCCGTTAAGGTCGATGTGCGTATTATTGCCGCGACTCACCAGAACCTGGAGTCGTTAGTTGACGACGGCCGGTTTCGGGAAGACTTGTTCCACCGTTTAAACGTGATTCGTGTGCATTTGCCACGCCTTGCCGAGCGCCGCGAAGATATCCCACGCTTAACACGTCATTTTTTGGCAGAAGCAGCCAAAGAGTTATCGACAGACATTAAGGTGCTCACCCCCGATGCTGAAACGCACCTTACCCGCCTTCCTTGGCCTGGCAATGTACGCCAGTTAGAAAATATTTGCCGCTGGTTGACGGTAATGGCGTCTGGTCGTGAGATTCTGGTGGAGGACCTGCCTCCCGAGTTGCGCTCTGTCACTGCCTCTGACAGCAGCGCGCATGGCGATTGGCGTTCCGCGTTTAGGGATTGGGCGGATCATGCGCTTGCGGAAGGTCACACCCACTTATTGGAAGAAGCCGTGCCGGATTTTGAACGTATTCTAATTGAAACGGCGCTGAAGCATACCGGTGGCCGCAAAGGGGAAGCCGCTGAATTGCTTGGTTGGGGGCGTAATACCCTTACCCGTAAGCTAAAAACGCTACTGCCTGCGCTGGCAGATGATGCCTAA
- a CDS encoding ChaN family lipoprotein, which translates to MRHRVIAAVAFSWLPLSAHASCPSPGQWWQSQNSVANSAILTQASQHQVVLLGEQHDAADHHRWQLHTLAGLHALRDDMVIGLEMLPRGVQDVLDDWVAGLLTEEELLAQSHWEETWGFDANLYLPIFHFARLHNIPLIALNITPELRQRLSSEGFTNVPAEQRHHIPAPLPPSDRYEKRLKEVFDQHAMGDDPAMLNRFVQAQLSWDVAMAEGLANAATEGALAVGLMGLGHVIYHDGVPHQLTGLGVDHTFSLLPWSTEACEPPNPELADAVFVLPTAE; encoded by the coding sequence ATGCGCCATCGTGTCATTGCTGCCGTCGCTTTTAGCTGGTTGCCTTTGTCTGCACACGCCAGCTGCCCATCGCCTGGCCAATGGTGGCAATCGCAAAACAGCGTTGCCAACAGTGCTATTTTAACCCAGGCATCACAGCATCAGGTGGTGCTTCTAGGCGAGCAGCATGACGCAGCTGACCACCACCGTTGGCAGCTGCACACCCTGGCGGGGCTTCATGCATTGCGTGATGATATGGTCATTGGGTTAGAAATGTTGCCCAGAGGAGTGCAAGATGTTCTTGATGATTGGGTGGCCGGTTTATTGACCGAAGAAGAACTGCTAGCACAGTCCCACTGGGAAGAAACCTGGGGGTTTGATGCCAATCTTTATCTCCCTATATTTCATTTTGCCCGCCTTCACAACATCCCTCTGATTGCGCTAAACATTACCCCTGAGCTCCGCCAGCGCTTGTCTAGTGAGGGGTTCACTAATGTGCCTGCCGAACAGCGCCACCATATTCCTGCACCGTTGCCCCCCAGCGATCGCTATGAAAAGCGTTTAAAGGAGGTATTTGATCAGCATGCCATGGGCGACGACCCCGCCATGCTAAATCGATTTGTACAGGCTCAGCTTAGCTGGGATGTCGCCATGGCCGAGGGGCTAGCGAATGCCGCCACAGAAGGCGCACTTGCCGTTGGCTTAATGGGTCTAGGCCATGTCATTTACCACGATGGTGTGCCACACCAGCTCACTGGGTTAGGGGTAGACCACACGTTTAGCTTACTGCCCTGGTCAACAGAGGCCTGTGAGCCACCCAACCCTGAATTAGCAGATGCGGTTTTTGTACTGCCAACGGCGGAGTAA
- a CDS encoding DUF6435 family protein, whose protein sequence is MFGLFKRDPKKKLQQDYERKLQAAMEASRNGDMRANATLTEEAEAILAEINRLKAEER, encoded by the coding sequence ATGTTTGGTTTATTTAAGCGCGACCCCAAGAAAAAGCTACAGCAAGATTACGAACGCAAGCTACAAGCAGCCATGGAAGCTTCACGCAATGGTGACATGCGAGCCAACGCCACACTAACGGAAGAAGCAGAAGCAATTTTAGCTGAGATTAATCGCCTAAAAGCAGAAGAACGCTAG
- a CDS encoding YqiA/YcfP family alpha/beta fold hydrolase, whose translation MMTVYLSHGLESGPNALKVQALKRVAEQRHDCEAVVIDYRGIAAPQERLQYLLNVIADRNDSLANCVMAGSSLGGWLSAAVSAHEPVLGCFLLAPALGLPNYPQTSLTLQAAHTHIIHGWRDDVVPPGPVIEHAQSQRLSLRLLDDDHRLHNSLETILTDFEHFLAQCASPLPSH comes from the coding sequence ATGATGACCGTCTATCTATCACATGGTTTGGAAAGCGGGCCTAACGCCCTGAAAGTACAAGCTTTAAAAAGAGTCGCTGAACAGCGCCATGACTGTGAAGCCGTGGTCATAGACTACCGCGGCATAGCAGCGCCTCAGGAGCGCTTACAATATTTGCTCAATGTGATCGCCGATCGAAACGATTCGTTAGCTAACTGCGTGATGGCAGGCTCCAGTCTTGGCGGATGGTTAAGTGCAGCAGTAAGTGCTCACGAACCCGTGCTGGGCTGCTTTTTACTAGCCCCGGCACTTGGCCTGCCAAACTACCCACAAACCTCACTCACATTGCAGGCAGCCCACACACATATTATTCATGGATGGAGAGATGACGTCGTGCCACCTGGCCCTGTTATTGAACATGCCCAAAGTCAACGCCTGTCGTTACGCCTGCTTGATGATGACCATCGCCTTCATAACAGCCTGGAAACGATACTTACCGATTTCGAGCATTTCCTAGCCCAGTGTGCTTCACCTCTGCCCTCTCACTAA
- a CDS encoding entericidin A/B family lipoprotein, which yields MKRTMATLLLIIVTLVSISGCNTIRGAGEDIERGGEAIQRSASS from the coding sequence ATGAAACGTACAATGGCTACCCTTTTATTAATAATAGTGACTCTAGTGAGCATCAGTGGCTGTAATACCATTCGCGGTGCAGGCGAAGACATTGAGCGCGGCGGCGAGGCTATTCAGCGCTCTGCAAGTAGTTAA
- a CDS encoding phosphatase PAP2 family protein — MRPRPLVVFDRLDVLEWQLCQRVTHLTLYRPWRLTLQTASKLGDWPVWVLLIAAQPWLQPNGAWRIMQYSAIALFAVAIYKLVKTRMCRERPFITYLGGVHCGEPARDKYSFPSGHTMHAVMFSVLVAAHTPWLLPIVIPLSLLIAVSRVGLGLHYVSDVIAGAAMGYGFALLSLYWMG; from the coding sequence ATGCGTCCGCGTCCGCTTGTCGTATTCGATCGTCTTGATGTACTGGAATGGCAGCTTTGCCAGCGAGTAACACACTTAACGCTTTATCGCCCCTGGCGGCTAACGCTGCAAACGGCCAGTAAACTAGGAGACTGGCCTGTCTGGGTGCTATTAATCGCCGCACAGCCCTGGCTACAACCTAACGGTGCTTGGCGCATCATGCAGTACAGCGCCATCGCACTATTCGCAGTCGCTATTTATAAATTGGTAAAAACGCGGATGTGTCGTGAACGTCCGTTCATCACCTACTTAGGCGGCGTCCACTGTGGCGAGCCTGCTCGGGATAAATACAGTTTCCCCAGCGGCCACACTATGCATGCGGTCATGTTTAGCGTGCTAGTGGCCGCCCATACCCCCTGGCTGCTTCCCATTGTGATTCCGCTTAGTTTACTGATCGCTGTTTCACGGGTAGGGCTTGGGTTGCACTATGTCAGCGATGTCATTGCTGGCGCTGCCATGGGCTACGGCTTCGCGCTGCTCAGCCTTTATTGGATGGGATAA
- a CDS encoding glycosyltransferase family 4 protein produces the protein MRLCIVSETWSPEINGVAHTLNRLCRELTRLGVTVDVIRPIPKVPGNASKVTQGLAQEPSQELQVRRFALPGYNDVQIGLASPAKLRRFWQQQRPDSIYLATQGPLGWVARQVAHQLNIPLVAGWHTNFDHYCHDYGVPWLAAATRRYLRYFHNGCDLTLVPTQQQVEALRGQGIHDVQVLSRGIDGDKFSPVHRDDALRKQWGVSEHQPVALYVGRLAPEKNLALLQETLQAMSDVRPDMAQVIVGDGPGRAQLQNALPDAHFTGFINKQALARHYASADMFIFPSQSETWGNVVTEAMASGLAVVAYHHAASAELIQSGHNGITVPTDEPLAFQQAAVALCQHPADYARLGRIARLRALEQSWSGIAEQFLRYLQNAQETHHASASACRIRSS, from the coding sequence ATGCGGCTCTGTATCGTTAGCGAAACCTGGTCACCAGAAATCAATGGTGTCGCGCATACCCTGAATAGGCTATGTCGTGAGCTCACCCGGTTGGGGGTAACCGTGGATGTTATTCGTCCCATCCCTAAGGTGCCTGGTAACGCCAGCAAGGTTACTCAAGGGTTAGCTCAAGAGCCGTCTCAAGAACTTCAGGTACGGCGCTTCGCGTTACCCGGTTATAACGACGTGCAGATTGGGCTTGCCAGTCCCGCCAAATTACGCCGCTTTTGGCAGCAGCAACGGCCTGATTCAATTTACTTGGCGACCCAAGGCCCGTTAGGCTGGGTCGCTCGCCAGGTGGCACACCAATTAAATATTCCACTGGTGGCTGGTTGGCATACTAACTTTGACCACTACTGCCATGATTATGGAGTCCCCTGGCTAGCTGCCGCCACACGGCGCTATTTACGCTACTTTCATAACGGTTGCGACCTTACCCTAGTGCCTACTCAACAGCAGGTCGAAGCACTGCGCGGTCAGGGTATTCACGATGTACAGGTGCTCTCACGGGGTATCGATGGCGATAAATTTTCACCCGTCCACCGTGACGATGCTCTACGCAAGCAGTGGGGTGTTAGCGAACATCAACCGGTTGCCTTATACGTGGGTCGCTTAGCACCAGAAAAGAACCTGGCATTGCTACAAGAAACGCTGCAGGCCATGAGTGACGTGCGCCCCGATATGGCACAGGTAATTGTTGGTGATGGCCCCGGCCGCGCTCAGTTACAAAACGCGTTGCCAGATGCCCACTTCACCGGCTTTATCAATAAACAAGCACTAGCACGTCACTATGCCAGTGCCGATATGTTTATTTTCCCTTCTCAATCGGAAACCTGGGGGAATGTGGTAACCGAAGCCATGGCCAGCGGATTGGCAGTCGTGGCTTATCACCACGCTGCCAGCGCTGAGCTAATTCAAAGTGGGCATAACGGCATCACCGTTCCAACTGACGAGCCGCTTGCCTTTCAGCAGGCTGCCGTCGCGTTATGCCAGCACCCTGCAGACTACGCTCGCCTTGGAAGAATCGCCCGCCTACGCGCGTTAGAGCAAAGCTGGTCGGGAATCGCAGAGCAGTTTTTACGCTACTTACAAAACGCCCAGGAGACCCACCATGCGTCCGCGTCCGCTTGTCGTATTCGATCGTCTTGA
- a CDS encoding porin yields MFKKTTLALAVSGLLGASAAQAAVVYDQDGTKLDIYGRIAMGFEGGGEKDGVDNGEEFRNFGSRLRFTAGHQINADLRAFARVEWRFTGDERSRPGFDEVRNSYLGLESKQYGTFMAGNYNSYYDNYVMTPFDVYIERGYEFAGGGLQARGDSIGYKTPEINGFQAVFSAKHFSERGLTEAQQSSEGSVIATQGGIVYATGPVRLALGYVEDTVRGGGNGETRFGTTATYDINDAFSARLGYETRGDSDTRGGGFDTVGLGGTFATGAWTFYLDYYNIDPDNTDDDRDAWAAAAHYDISNNLDVFVELNDANKDAVNDFEDDLYYAVGARYHF; encoded by the coding sequence ATGTTTAAAAAAACGACACTTGCTCTGGCGGTCAGTGGTTTATTAGGTGCTTCTGCAGCCCAAGCGGCAGTAGTGTATGACCAAGATGGTACAAAGCTAGATATCTATGGCCGCATCGCCATGGGGTTTGAAGGCGGCGGTGAAAAAGATGGCGTTGATAACGGTGAAGAGTTCCGTAATTTCGGTTCTCGTTTGCGCTTTACGGCAGGCCATCAAATCAACGCGGATCTGCGTGCGTTTGCTCGAGTAGAATGGCGCTTTACTGGGGATGAGCGCAGTCGTCCAGGCTTTGATGAAGTACGTAATAGCTACCTTGGCCTCGAAAGTAAGCAGTACGGTACGTTTATGGCCGGTAACTATAATAGTTACTACGATAACTACGTCATGACACCGTTCGATGTTTACATCGAGCGCGGTTATGAATTCGCCGGTGGTGGCCTACAGGCACGTGGTGACTCGATTGGCTATAAAACACCTGAAATCAATGGTTTTCAGGCGGTTTTCTCAGCGAAACACTTTTCTGAGCGTGGGCTTACTGAAGCACAGCAGTCTAGCGAAGGCAGTGTGATCGCTACACAGGGTGGCATCGTTTACGCGACTGGCCCTGTTCGCTTAGCGCTTGGTTACGTAGAAGACACCGTTCGTGGCGGTGGCAACGGTGAAACGCGTTTTGGTACTACAGCCACGTACGATATAAATGACGCTTTTTCTGCGCGTTTAGGGTATGAAACCCGTGGTGATAGCGATACGCGGGGAGGTGGTTTTGACACCGTAGGTCTGGGCGGTACTTTTGCCACTGGCGCTTGGACCTTCTATCTCGATTATTACAATATTGACCCAGATAATACTGATGATGATCGTGACGCTTGGGCCGCTGCGGCGCATTATGATATTTCTAACAATCTTGATGTGTTTGTCGAATTGAATGACGCGAATAAAGATGCTGTTAATGACTTCGAAGACGACCTGTATTACGCAGTCGGTGCACGTTATCATTTTTAA